A DNA window from Streptomyces parvus contains the following coding sequences:
- a CDS encoding DoxX family protein has translation MNGYGERGPYGLGERRTLKEQAGVYALLPLRIFLGVTFVYAGLDKLTDSAFLSATGNGSIGEMMRGVRDSSAIPALVDLALKSPEGFGHAIAIGELLVGLGTLVGLWARLAALGGALISLSLWLTVSWQATPYYYGNDLPYLMGWLPLVLAGAPLLSADAFLAARRRRSM, from the coding sequence ATGAACGGCTACGGTGAGCGGGGTCCGTACGGACTGGGCGAGCGCAGGACGCTGAAGGAACAGGCAGGCGTCTACGCCCTGCTGCCGCTGCGGATCTTCCTCGGCGTCACCTTCGTCTACGCGGGCCTCGACAAGCTCACCGACAGCGCGTTCCTCTCGGCGACCGGCAACGGGTCCATCGGCGAGATGATGCGCGGAGTGCGTGACTCCTCCGCGATCCCCGCCCTCGTCGACCTGGCGCTGAAGAGCCCCGAGGGCTTCGGCCACGCCATCGCGATCGGCGAACTCCTCGTCGGCCTCGGCACCCTCGTCGGCCTCTGGGCCCGGCTCGCGGCGCTCGGCGGCGCGCTGATCTCGCTGAGCCTCTGGCTGACCGTGAGCTGGCAGGCCACCCCGTACTACTACGGCAACGACCTGCCCTACCTGATGGGGTGGCTGCCGCTGGTGCTCGCGGGCGCCCCGCTGCTCTCCGCCGACGCCTTCCTCGCCGCGCGCCGCCGCCGCAGCATGTAG
- a CDS encoding PspC domain-containing protein, which yields MTAPSNTAPGVAPPEAPKPTLRRTPRQKVVAGVCGGLGRYCDVDPVIFRIVLGVLSASGGVGLIFYGFAWLLLPADNEDENEARKLLSGRVDGASLVALLLALIGCGLFLSMLHNRGMLAFAALLTVAVVGFSVWTQSRRTADPEDPAAPPGAPAAPSGPAHTGGLGTPPPEVKAPPAPGSPSWWRDPIVKDGTTGPVGSGYLWGPPDTDAEAARAKVAAGRPTPDAPFRAPQPSSPVPRGPRSIGGPVFLTALVAGGLGTGLSWEHQPLGTALQIGLVAALTVFGLGLLIASLLGRTGFGTVFMAMVTAGLLAGAAVLPKDIDTSWARQEWRPASVTAVQARYELRTGDARLDLSGLKVPEGGTVRTQLDVAAGRAAVVVPANVTVKVRAEAGLGEVRLEEAQRVQVRINNGGSTERTLPPPKGTAPAGTVELAVEVGIGQVEVTRAAS from the coding sequence ATGACCGCTCCCTCCAACACCGCTCCCGGCGTCGCGCCTCCCGAGGCGCCGAAGCCGACGCTGCGGCGCACCCCGCGGCAGAAGGTCGTCGCCGGGGTGTGCGGCGGACTCGGCCGGTACTGCGACGTGGACCCGGTGATCTTCCGGATCGTGCTCGGTGTGCTGTCGGCGAGCGGGGGCGTCGGTCTGATCTTCTACGGCTTCGCGTGGCTGCTGCTGCCCGCGGACAACGAGGACGAGAACGAGGCGCGCAAGCTGCTGTCGGGGCGGGTCGACGGGGCGTCGCTGGTGGCGCTGCTGCTGGCGCTGATCGGCTGCGGTCTCTTCCTGTCGATGCTGCACAACCGGGGGATGCTGGCGTTCGCCGCGCTGCTGACCGTGGCCGTCGTCGGCTTCTCCGTGTGGACGCAGTCCCGGCGGACGGCGGATCCGGAGGACCCGGCGGCCCCGCCCGGCGCACCTGCCGCCCCTTCGGGGCCCGCGCACACCGGCGGGCTCGGCACGCCGCCGCCGGAGGTGAAGGCCCCGCCGGCGCCGGGCAGCCCCTCGTGGTGGCGGGACCCGATCGTCAAGGACGGCACCACCGGCCCGGTCGGCTCCGGCTATCTCTGGGGGCCGCCGGACACCGACGCGGAGGCGGCGCGGGCCAAGGTGGCGGCCGGGCGGCCCACTCCGGACGCCCCGTTCCGGGCGCCGCAGCCCTCGTCGCCCGTGCCGCGCGGGCCGCGTTCGATCGGCGGCCCGGTCTTCCTGACGGCGCTGGTGGCGGGCGGTCTGGGCACCGGGCTGAGCTGGGAGCACCAGCCGCTGGGCACCGCCCTGCAGATCGGTCTGGTCGCGGCTCTCACCGTCTTCGGACTCGGCCTGCTGATCGCGTCGCTGCTGGGGCGGACCGGCTTCGGCACGGTCTTCATGGCGATGGTCACGGCGGGCCTGCTGGCGGGCGCGGCGGTGCTGCCGAAGGACATCGACACCTCGTGGGCCCGCCAGGAGTGGCGGCCCGCATCGGTGACCGCCGTCCAGGCGCGCTACGAACTGCGCACGGGCGACGCCCGGCTGGACCTGTCCGGCCTGAAGGTCCCCGAGGGCGGGACCGTGCGCACGCAGCTCGACGTGGCGGCCGGGCGGGCGGCCGTCGTCGTCCCGGCGAACGTGACAGTGAAGGTGCGCGCCGAGGCGGGTCTCGGAGAGGTCCGTCTGGAGGAGGCGCAGCGGGTCCAGGTCCGGATCAACAACGGCGGGTCGACCGAGCGCACGCTGCCGCCGCCGAAGGGCACGGCGCCCGCCGGGACGGTCGAACTGGCAGTGGAAGTCGGCATCGGACAGGTGGAGGTCACCCGTGCTGCGTCATGA